A single Brassica napus cultivar Da-Ae unplaced genomic scaffold, Da-Ae ScsIHWf_2451;HRSCAF=3164, whole genome shotgun sequence DNA region contains:
- the LOC125601124 gene encoding uncharacterized protein LOC125601124: MLKDIERALDSFRDQLNTAEDDFDMWRRSSGYKPKFLIQETLLLLWPKGIWFSQATQSLLSWLGLQLGEDYLPWIGFLNGVKALTQVVSYAKHSRIPEPSFFECSFSAQVWEHLVKGILQNSYTAEWTGIKILLVDRNLERYKLLCTRYAFQALSMRYGENAIGACMENHRCPLKL; the protein is encoded by the coding sequence ATGCTGAAAGATATTGAAAGGGCCCTGGACTCTTTTAGAGATCAACTGAACACTGCAGAGGATGATTTCGACATGTGGAGACGATCATCTGGCTACAAACCAAAATTTTTGATACAAGAGACTTTGTTGCTTCTTTGGCCGAAAGGTATATGGTTCTCGCAGGCTACCCAAAGTTTGCTTTCATGGCTTGGCTTGCAACTAGGGGAAGACTATCTACCATGGATCGGGTTTCTCAATGGAGTCAAGGCATTGACACAAGTTGTGTCTTATGCAAAACACTCCAGAATCCCAGAACCATCTTTCTTCGAGTGTTCCTTCTCAGCTCAAGTTTGGGAGCATCTAGTCAAAGGTATATTGCAGAACTCATACACTGCAGAATGGACTGGTATTAAGATATTGCTTGTTGATCGGAATCTGGAGAGATACAAGTTGTTATGTACTCGATACGCCTTCCAAGCGCTGTCTATGCGATATGGAGAGAACGCAATAGGCGCATGCATGGAGAACCACCGCTGCCCACTCAAGCTCTGA